The following coding sequences are from one Lolium rigidum isolate FL_2022 chromosome 6, APGP_CSIRO_Lrig_0.1, whole genome shotgun sequence window:
- the LOC124668392 gene encoding LOW QUALITY PROTEIN: probable splicing factor 3A subunit 1 (The sequence of the model RefSeq protein was modified relative to this genomic sequence to represent the inferred CDS: deleted 2 bases in 1 codon), with translation MGAPTVAPMPLLPAPDGDVDVDRQEQLQIVLSSAAVAPAPSKPEPAPTVATHTRTIGIIHPPPDIRVIIEKTATFVAKNGPDFERRIVQLNQGNAKFNFLQPSDPYHAYYQHRIAEIAAQPPATDAGAAAVSEDAQQLPSDPADGSDDKPDHSAPFRVAPPTKVLVPPKAELYTVHLPEGITGEELDIIKLTAQFVARNGKNFMTALAQREATNPQFNFIRPTHSLFTFFTMLSDAYSRVMRPDEGVPALIRELREGSKDLTTVLERCLNRLEWDRSQEQARQQADDEVELERMQMSMIDWHDFVVVETIEFADDEYEGLPVPLTLEELKRRKRMETLREDDEPTELAEPAKDDAMEMDDDEMQLVEEGMKAARLQENEGGAQVMVTGDDEPPMRIVKNYKRPEERMPAERDPTKVVVSPITGELIPISEMEEHMRISLIDPKYKEQKERMMAKIKETTLAPDDEISRNIIGLARTRPDIFGTTEEEVSNAVKAEIEKKKDEQPKQVIWDGHSGSIGWTATQAMSMGGEEQQFDASNVRGPAPLPQPGMSLPRPPQPLPLINVPRFTPNPMPYHIHPPHHMQGVPHMMPNMHQPPPPGQQQMIRMTGPMGHMPNSIPPPPGHTTQFMPGPPRFPMPPPPHMQTMPTMVNPIGIPQPPPPLPPQPPAEEQPPLPDEPEPKRPRTDDASLIPAEQFLAQHPGPARISVSVPNLDEGNLQGQVLEIPVQSLSDTVGSLKEQIAGELQLPANKQKLSVRTSFLKDNLSLAYYNVGPGVVINLALRERGGRKK, from the exons atgGGAGCCCCCACGGTGGCCCCTATGCCCCTCCTTCCCGCGCCGGACGGCGACGTCGACGTCGACCGCCAGGAGCAGCTTCAGATTGTTCTCtcgtccgccgccgtcgcgcccgcGCCCTCGAAGCCCGAGCCCGCGCCGACGGTGGCCACGCACACGCGCACTATCGGCATCATCCACCCTCCGCCCGACATCCGCGTCATCATCGAGAAGACGGCCACCTTCGTCGCCAAGAACGGCCCCGACTTCGAGCGCCGCATCGTCCAGCTCAACCAGGGCAACGCCAAGTTCAACTTCCTGCAGCCCTCCGACCCCTACCACGCCTACTACCAGCACCGCATCGCCGAGATCGCCGCCCAGCCTCCCGCCACCGACGCGGGCGCGGCGGCCGTGTCCGAGGACGCCCAGCAGCTCCCGTCCGACCCCGCCGATGGCTCGGATGACAAGCCCGACCACTCGGCGCCCTTCCGCGTGGCGCCGCCAACCAAGGTGCTCGTGCCACCCAAGGCGGAGCTCTACACCGTGCACCTGCCCGAGGGTATCACCGGGgaggagctggacatcatcaagcTCACCGCGCAGTTTGTGGCTCGGAACGGTAAGAACTTCATGACTGCTCTGGCACAGCGCGAGGCCACCAACCCGCAGTTCAACTTCATCCGCCCCACCCACAGCCTGTTCACGTTCTTCACCATGCTCTCGGATGCCTACTCAAGGGTGATGAGGCCAGATGAGGGCGTGCCTGCGCTCATCAGGGAGCTGCGGGAGGGGTCCAAGGACCTCACCACCGTGCTCGAGCGCTGCCTCAACCGGCTGGAGTGGGACCGGTCGCAGGAGCAGGCTAGGCAGCAGGCAGATGATGAGGTTGAGCTGGAGAGGATGCAGATGTCGATGATCGATTGGCACGATTTTGTCGTCGTCGAGACGATCGAGTTTGCAGACGATGAGTACGAGGGGCTTCCTGTCCCGCTTACCCTAGAAGAATTGAAGCGCCGGAAGAGGATGGAGACCTTGAGAGAGGACGATGAACCCACGGAATTAGCTGAACCAGCTAAGGATGATGCTATGGAGATGGATGATGACGAGATGCAGCTTGTTGAGGAGGGAATGAAGGCTGCAAGGCTCCAGGAGAATGAAGGAGGAGCACAAGTTATGGTCACTGGTGATGATGAGCCACCTATGAGAATTGTCAAGAACTATAAGAGGCCTGAGGAGAGGATGCCTGCAGAGAGGGATCCCACAAAGGTTGTTGTCTCGCCGATAACCGGGGAGCTCATTCCGATCAGCGAGATGGAAGAACACATGCGCATCTCGCTCATTGACCCCAAGTACAAGGAACAGAAAGAAAGAATGATGGCCAAGATTAAGGAGACCACGCTTGCTCCTGACGATGAGATCTCTCGTAACATCATCGGTCTTGCACGTACAAGGCCTGATATATTTGGAACGACCGAGGAAGAGGTTTCTAATGCTGTCAAGGCAGAAATCGAGAAGAAAAAGGACGAGCAGCCAAAGCAGGTTATTTGGGATGGTCATTCTGGTAGCATTGGTTGGACTGCCACTCAGGCAATGTCTATGGGGGGTGAGGAACAACAATTTGATGCTTCAAATGTGCGAGGTCCAGCTCCACTTCCTCAGCCTGGCATGTCGTTGCCCCGGCCTCCTCAACCACTTCCTCTGATTAATGTTCCCCGATTTACACCAAATCCGATGCCTTATCATATCCAC CCCCCTCATCATATGCAAGGAGTTCCACATATGATGCCCAACATGCACCAACCTCCACCACCAGGTCAACAGCAGATGATTAGAATGACTGGTCCCATGGGTCATATGCCAAACAGTATCCCTCCACCTCCAGGCCATACTACCCAGTTCATGCCTGGTCCACCACGGTTCCCTATGCCCCCGCCGCCACACATGCAGACCATGCCAACAATGGTCAACCCCATCGGAATCCCCCAGCCTCCACCACCTTTGCCTCCTCAACCACCTGCCGAGGAGCAGCCACCTCTACCTGATGAACCAGAACCTAAGAGGCCAAGAACAGATGATGCTTCTCTGATTCCAGCAGAGCAGTTCCTTGCTCAGCATCCG GGCCCTGCTCGCATCTCGGTTTCTGTACCCAACCTTGATGAAGGAAACTTGCAAGGCCAAGTTTTGGAGATCCCTGTCCAATCTCTCTCAGACACCGTCGGCAGTCTCAAGGAGCAGATTGCTGGAGAGCTGCAGCTTCCTGCTAATAAGCAGAAGCTGAGTGTGAGGACTAGTTTCCTCAAAGACAATCTTTCTCTTGCTTATTACAATGTTGGCCCTGGGGTGGTGATCAATCTAGCTCTGAGGGAGCGTGGTGGGAGGAAAAAATGA